A window of Chitinivorax sp. B genomic DNA:
GATGAACATCACGACCACTTCGCCGCAACTTATCCGCAATCGTTTTATCCTGTGCAGTCAGACCATTCCGACCATCCACAATAAAGATAACAACATCGGCTTCGTCAACGGCCTGTAGAGTTTGCTTGGCCATCTCATGCAGAATACCTTCTTTGACCACCGGCTCAAATCCACCAGTATCCACCACCAGATAAGGCTTGCCGCCAACACGACCATGGCCATAGTGCCGATCCCGTGTCAGGCCTGGCATATCAGCCACAATCGCATCACGCGAACGTGTCAACCGATTAAACAAGGTTGACTTACCAACGTTGGGTCGCCCAACCAATACAACTGTGGGTTTCATTACTACCCTCCGTCAGTTTGCAAATAACGCAAAAATTCCGCCACGCTCCGTTTGAACGACCACCTGATCGCCAATGACTATTGGTGCGGTCCGAATTGCGGAACCGTCAGTCTTGATTCGGGTCAGGAAAGACCCATCATCTGCTGACAAAAAGTGAACATAACCTTCAAAATCCCCAACAACAACAAATCGTCCCATTACTACTGGCGCAGAAATTCCACGAGCAAACAAGCGTGCTTGTTTCCAAAGATTACGGCCTGAACGCTTTTCATATGCCAAGATCGAGCCTTCATCATCTGTCACATAGACTTTGCTGCTGTCTGCAGCCAACCCCACCGAACTGGATACATCCCGGCTCCAGCCAGGATTGCCATTACTGGCATCAAAACAGCTAACCTTACCTTGAAACGCCACGGCACATATAACATCTACATCCACAACCGGAGCACTAGTCACATCTGAAATACGCTCCAACTCAGTTGCCCCTTTTGGTTGAGCTACGACAGCATCCCACAATACGTTGCCATCATCACGTCGCAATGCAACCAGCTTGCCAGCGGGCAACCCCGCATACAAGATGCTGCCTGCAGCAACGACAGGCGCATAACTACGCAAGGTCAAAGCAGGAATAGCACGCTGAAACACCCAGCGTCGTTTACCATCTTCCAGATTGAATGCTGAAACATCACCATTACTTGCATGGACGATGACAGCATCCCCTGCAATAACCGGTGTTGACACTACTTCAGTGCCAGCTAAAACTTGCCAGCGCAATTTACCGCGACCGTCATACAGATAAAGCACGCCCTTTTCGCTGGCCACTGCAACATTCCCACGCGATGCAGCAACACCAGATGACAGTTTGCCAGCGGCTCGCCATCCCAGGATACGTTTACCAGTCGACAGATCAAATACAGAAATGTCTCCATCACGCTCTGCGGCATAGACCTTTCCGTCATCTATAGCAGGTCTGAAGACAAAATCGTCGGCACTACCAATATCCTGACTCCACATCACTTTTGCTTGAGCATAATCAGTAATCTGGGTCAGCTTGGCTGGTTCTGGCGCATTATCTGTACTAGCGCATGCCGCAAGTATGCCGATCAGGGCTACCGCCAAGGTTAAACGGGTACGAATCACTTGGTGTCTCCAAGTGCATCAAGTTTCATCTGTACCAGTTGATAGCTTGGCGCAGTTTTTTCTAGCTTATTCAGGGCATGTTGATAGGATTTGGCCGCGTCAGTAGGCTTAGCTTGGGCCAATTGAATATCACCTTTCATTTCCGCAAACTGAGCTGAAAACGCATCAGCAGGTGCTGCATCCAAGGTTTTCAGCGCAGCATCATACTGCTTCTGATCCAACTGAACTGCTGCCAGACGTAACCTGGCAACATCCTTGATCTCCGCTTCGCCGGCATTTTCAATGACCCAACTAAGTTTCTCCGTAGCGGTCTTCAAATCATCTTTATCAAAAGCTTGCTTGGCTTCCATCAATGCCGCACGAGACGCATATGGTGTACCAGCAAATTCTTGAGACAACTTACCGGAAAATTCCTTGATTTTGGCAACATCGTTCTTTTCGAATGCCTGCTCAAGGGCTACATATTCCGTCGAAGCCGCTTGAGCACGACTCAAGTTATGATGCTTCCAGACTTGACTACCAGCCAATACCAGAATGGCTGCACCTGCAACAGCAACGATCAAGCCGCCATACTGTTTCCAGAACGCCTTCATGGCATCCAGTTGTTCTTGTTCCTGCAAATCATAGGCCATATTTTTGCCTTACTTTTCAAAAGTTATTGCTTAATCAGATCTACAGCTTGCTGCTTCGAAACTGTCTGCTGCACGCCATCACTCAACAAAGGCTTGACCGATAGCACTTCAGCAGAAGCCTCA
This region includes:
- the bamB gene encoding outer membrane protein assembly factor BamB, which gives rise to MIRTRLTLAVALIGILAACASTDNAPEPAKLTQITDYAQAKVMWSQDIGSADDFVFRPAIDDGKVYAAERDGDISVFDLSTGKRILGWRAAGKLSSGVAASRGNVAVASEKGVLYLYDGRGKLRWQVLAGTEVVSTPVIAGDAVIVHASNGDVSAFNLEDGKRRWVFQRAIPALTLRSYAPVVAAGSILYAGLPAGKLVALRRDDGNVLWDAVVAQPKGATELERISDVTSAPVVDVDVICAVAFQGKVSCFDASNGNPGWSRDVSSSVGLAADSSKVYVTDDEGSILAYEKRSGRNLWKQARLFARGISAPVVMGRFVVVGDFEGYVHFLSADDGSFLTRIKTDGSAIRTAPIVIGDQVVVQTERGGIFALFAN
- a CDS encoding tetratricopeptide repeat protein; translated protein: MAYDLQEQEQLDAMKAFWKQYGGLIVAVAGAAILVLAGSQVWKHHNLSRAQAASTEYVALEQAFEKNDVAKIKEFSGKLSQEFAGTPYASRAALMEAKQAFDKDDLKTATEKLSWVIENAGEAEIKDVARLRLAAVQLDQKQYDAALKTLDAAPADAFSAQFAEMKGDIQLAQAKPTDAAKSYQHALNKLEKTAPSYQLVQMKLDALGDTK